TTATtgtcaatttgtttttatacctACTGACTAAAAACTTGTTCAAACGATAAAAGCCATGATTGTTTAAGATTGCCAAGGCCCTATTTTAAGTctaaaacaattcaatttcttgatccaaaaaccaatttttgtcaaaatagtAATGATTCAGATGGATTTCGAGATAACGCTCAAATCTTTCCAAAATCGCaaaaaaaaacgtataaaaTCACAAGATCCTTAGTTTTACACACCTTTTGACGTGCATATGAACTCTTTGAGGTAAATTCCCATGGATTACATCCATTTCGGTTTCTGGAATGACGTCGGGGTAACTTAAAGTAATGTCATAAATCGCATCCAATCGCTTTCCTTTATGAATAATGAATCgttattataaagtaattaacGTGTTATTAGGGATATCAGCCGGGACTTACTCTCTCTCATTTTATTGGCAAGAAATCCGAATCCCGTTGTCCGCggaaacaataaatattcaaatggtTTTTGACCATTACTCATTGCGTATTTATCACTGCAAACCTTTGTCTTATTAGTTAAATTTGTTCCTTCTGGAAAAAGAATGAGTTGATAGGGATGCTCCTCATCGTCGGATAAATAATCCAACATTCGATTCATTCGATCCTCATCTGATGACCAGGAGCGACATATGTAGAGTGAGCGTGTGCATTGCAGTGTCCATCCTTCCTCATCACAATGGAATTAAAGTTAATGTCAACTGACtgatgtttttaaagaaatcataTTTACCAACTCCAGGGATCATTCTAACTTCTTGCTTAAGAACAAATTTGGCATTATTATTTGCTGGATATGTAATTTTATGGATTCcaacaaacaaataattccAGTCCACCCGTGTTCGATGATTCACGACGAAAATACTACTTTCATCACTACGAATGTAATCACCCGAAATAGTCACTTTGGAATTGAATATCAATTCTGTAAGAGCctaaaattgaaagaatatatgaatttattatagtaatttgagtagaaattataattttagaaattgatgatTAGGAAAGTGACAAATACCACATTTCAGAGCAATTGAATGGATTTTGGAGGTTCACAATTcagttgaaactttatttatagatattctataaaaattttaaatagttttccccattattaacaattatggttaaaaatttgattttcagtAAAACTTGACTGGTAtttctaatcaataaaaatcaaatggtgCAACTTTATtcttattgagaaaaaaaaattgtattttctgaTCAATTTTGTGCTATTTTCATCTTTATGCATTAAGAGTGaaaccattaata
The Lepeophtheirus salmonis chromosome 10, UVic_Lsal_1.4, whole genome shotgun sequence DNA segment above includes these coding regions:
- the LOC121125133 gene encoding lysocardiolipin acyltransferase 1 isoform X2: MRGGIVKNIKGCIYCSIWITSILFGYFFLYLPLLPLLFIKRKWFRRSTDILFVMWESFNMALTELIFNSKVTISGDYIRSDESSIFVVNHRTRVDWNYLFVGIHKITYPANNNAKFVLKQEVRMIPGVGWTLQCTRSLYICRSWSSDEDRMNRMLDYLSDDEEHPYQLILFPEGTNLTNKTKVCSDKYAMSNGQKPFEYLLFPRTTGFGFLANKMRERKRLDAIYDITLSYPDVIPETEMDVIHGNLPQRVHMHVKRHPCKSIPTTLIGLEKWLLELWREKEKYLEIFYTTSKTENMDKSSSFKSGINHLHLSSLMAWALFFYITFSWIFSHPFYATIYLSLSTLAIVLLSKYTPGIQELELKLHNGGFFQSILNFSKDIKEKK
- the LOC121125133 gene encoding lysocardiolipin acyltransferase 1 isoform X1, which produces MRGGIVKNIKGCIYCSIWITSILFGYFFLYLPLLPLLFIKRKWFRRSTDILFVMWESFNMALTELIFNSKVTISGDYIRSDESSIFVVNHRTRVDWNYLFVGIHKITYPANNNAKFVLKQEVRMIPGVGWTLQCTRSLYICRSWSSDEDRMNRMLDYLSDDEEHPYQLILFPEGTNLTNKTKVCSDKYAMSNGQKPFEYLLFPRTTGFGFLANKMRERKRLDAIYDITLSYPDVIPETEMDVIHGNLPQRVHMHVKRHPCKSIPTTLIGLEKWLLELWREKEKYLEIFYTTSKTENMDKSSSFKSGINHLHLSSLMAWALFFYITFSWIFSHPFYATIYLSLSTLAIVLLSKYTPGIQELELKLHNGGFFQSILNFSKEFCHNYSKKKHD